One genomic window of Equus caballus isolate H_3958 breed thoroughbred chromosome 6, TB-T2T, whole genome shotgun sequence includes the following:
- the BAZ2A gene encoding bromodomain adjacent to zinc finger domain protein 2A isoform X12 has product MEANDHFNFTGLPPAPAASGLKPSPSSGEGLYTNGSPMNFPQQGKSLNGDVNVNGLSTVSHTTTSGILNSAPHSSSTSHLHHPNVAYDCLWNYSQYPSANPGSNLKDPPLLSQFSGGQYPLNGILGGSRQPSSPSHNTNLRAGSQEFWANGTQSPMGLNFDSQELYDSFPDQNFEVMPNAPPSFFTSPQTSPMLGSSIQTFAPSQEVGSSIHPDEAAEKELSSVVAENGTGLVGSLELEEEQPELKMCGYNGSVPSVESLHQEVSVLVPDPTVSCLDDPSHLPDQLEDTPILSEVSLEPFNTLAPEPVSGGLYGIDDTELMGAEDKLPLEDSPVISALDCPSLNNATAFSLLADDSQTSASIFASPASPPVLGESVLQDNSFDLNNGSDAEQEEMETQASDFPPPLAQPVPDQSSTIQLHPATAPAVSPTASPAISLAVSPAASPEISPEVSPAVSPAASPELSPAVSPAAFPTVSPTSSAALPPVSSEVSLTASPVTSPKVSPAASPAAVFPVASPGNKDVSSFPETTADLEEITGEGVTASGSGDVLRRRIATPEEVRLPLQHGWRREVRIKKGSHRWQGETWYYGPCGKRMKQFPEVIKYLSRNVVHNVRREHFSFSPRMPVGDFFEERDTPEGLQWVQLSAEEIPSRIQAITGKRGRPRNTEKAKTKEVPKVKRGRGRPPKVKITELLNKTDNRLLKKLEAQETLNEEDKAKMSKIKKKVKQKVQRGECQTAGQGQARNKRKQETKSLKQKEAKKKSKAEKEKVKTKQEKLKEKVKREKKEKVKMKEKEEVTKTKAACKADKTLTSQRRLEERQRQQMILEEMKKPTEDMCLTDHQPLPNFSRIPGLILPSGAFSDCLTIVEFLHSFGKVLGFDPAKDVPSLGVLQEGLLCQGDSLGEVQDLLVRLLKAALYDPGLPSYCQSLKILGEKVSEIPLTRDNVSEILRCFLMAYGVEPALCDSLRTQPFQAQPPQQKAAVLAFLVHELNGSTLIINEIDKTLESMSSYRKNKWIVEGRLRRLKTALAKRTGRPEVEMQGPEEGLGRRRSSRIMEETSGMEEEEEEEITAVVHGRRGRRDGEVDATASSIPELERQIEKLSKRQLFFRKKLLHSSQMLRAVSLGQDRYRRRYWVLPYLAGIFVEGTEGSLVPEDVIKQEADSLKVAGHTAPSPAPCSLKRELAGSSTSTSSPARARGRPRKTKPGSMHPRHLKSPFRGQESEQPQAQLQPETQPHPQLQAHAQPQPQPQPQLQSHPQSHNGFLEPEGSPLSLGQSQHDLSQSAFLSWLSQTQSHGSLLSSSVLTPDSSPGKLDSTPSQPLEEPEPDEAESSPDSQAPWFNFSAQIPCNAAPTPPPAVSEDQPTPSLQLPASSKPANRPSAANPCSPVQLFSTPLPGVAPKRRAGDPGETPQSPAGLRQPKRRGRPPSKFFKQMEQRYLTQLTAQPVPAEMCSGWWWIQDPETLDATLKALHPRGIREKALHKHLNKHRDFLQEVCLRPSTDPIFEPSQLPPFQEGILSWSPKEKTYETDLAVLQWVEELEQRVILSDLQIRGWTCPSPDSTREDLAYCEHLPDSQEDITWRGRGREGLAPVRKTTNPLDLAVMRLAALEQNVERRYLREPLWPAHEVVLEKALLSSPSSAPQCATTEISYEITPRIRAWRQTLERCRSAAQVCLCLGQLERSIAWEKSVNKVTCLVCRKGDNDEFLLLCDGCDRGCHIYCHRPKMEAVPEGDWFCAVCLAQQVEGEFTQKPRFPKRGQKRKSSYVLNFPEGDGRRRRVLSRGRESPAVPRYSEEGLSPSKRRRLSMRNHHSDLTFCEIILMEMESHDAAWPFLEPVNPRLVSGYRRIIKNPMDFSTMRERLLRGGYTSSEEFAADALLVFDNCQTFNEDDSEVGKAGHIMRRFFESRWEEFYQGKQANL; this is encoded by the exons ATGGAGGCAAACGACCATTTTAACTTTACTGGCCTTCCCCCTGCACCTGCTGCCTCAGGACTGAAACCCTCTCCCTCCTCAGGGGAGGGCCTCTACACTAACGGGTCTCCCATGAACTTCCCCCAGCAAGGGAAAA gTTTGAATGGGGATGTGAATGTTAATGGCTTATCTACTGTATCTCACACTACTACTTCAGGGATTTTGAACTCTGctccccactcctccagcacCTCACACCTCCATCACCCCAACGTGGCCTACGACTGTCTCTGGAACTACTCACAGTACCCATCTGCCAATCCTGGCAGCAACCTCAAGGACCCACCCCTTCTCTCCCAGTTCTCTGGGGGACAATACCCACTCAACGGCATCCTTGGGGGCAGCCGGCAACCTTCATCCCCAAGTCACAACACTAACCTTCGGGCTGGGAGCCAGGAATTCTGGGCCAACGGCACCCAGAGTCCCATGGGGCTTAACTTCGACTCACAGGAACTGTATGATTCCTTTCCTGACCAGAATTTTGAGGTGATGCCCAATGCACCCCCTAGTTTTTTCACCTCCCCACAGACTTCACCTATGTTGGGATCCAGTATCCAAACCTTTGCACCCTCCCAGGAGGTAGGCAGTAGTATCCATCCTGATGAGGCGGCAGAAAAGGAGCTGTCTTCAGTTGTGGCAGAGAATGGCACTGGCTTGGTAGGCAgcctggagctggaggaagagcagCCAG AACTGAAGATGTGTGGCTACAATGGCTCCGTCCCTTCTGTGGAATCATTACACCAAGAGGTCTCAGTCTTGGTCCCTGACCCCACAGTGAGCTGCTTAGATGATCCTTCACATCTTCCTGATCAACTGGAAGACACTCCAATCCTCAGTGAAGTCTCTCTGGAGCCCTTCAACACTCTGGCACCAG AGCCAGTGAGTGGAGGACTCTATGGTATAGATGACACGGAGCTGATGGGTGCAGAGGACAAGCTGCCTCTTGAGGACAGCCCTGTGATTTCTGCCCTTGACTGCCCTTCCCTCAATAACGCCACTGCCTTCAGTCTCCTGGCAGATGACAGTCAAACTTCAGCCTCTATTTTTGCCAGCCCTGCttctccacctgtccttggggaATCTGTCCTGCAGG ATAACAGCTTTGACCTGAATAATGGTAGTGATGCAgaacaggaagaaatggagactcAGGCTTCAGACTTCCCACCACCTCTGGCCCAACCAGTCCCTGACCAGTCATCCACTATTCAGCTACATCCAGCAACCGCACCAGCAGTCTCACCAACAGCCTCCCCAGCAATCTCCCTGGCAGTTTCTCCAGCAGCCTCCCCTGAAATCTCTCCAGAGGTCTCCCCAGCAGTTTCTCCAGCAGCCTCTCCAGAACTCTCCCCAGCCGTCTCCCCAGCAGCCTTCCCTACAGTCTCTCCAACTTCCTCGGCAGCCCTCCCACCAGTATCCTCGGAAGTCTCCTTGACAGCCTCCCCGGTGACCTCCCCAAAAGTGTCCCCTGCAGCTTCCCCAGCAGCTGTCTTCCCAGTAGCCTCCCCAGGAAATAAGGATGTCAGCAGCTTTCCTGAAACCACTGCTGACCTGGAAGAGATCACCGGCGAAGGAGTCACTGCTTCTGGCAGTG GTGATGTCCTGAGGAGACGTATTGCTACCCCTGAAGAAGTTCGTCTTCCCCTCCAACATGG gtggcgGAGAGAGGTGCGCATCAAGAAGGGCAGCCACCGCTGGCAGGGAGAGACCTGGTATTACGGCCCCTGTGGGAAGAGGATGAAACAGTTCCCGGAAGTGATCAAG TACCTGAGCCGCAACGTGGTACACAATGTCCGCCGTGAGCACTTCAGCTTCAGTCCCCGTATGCCTGTTGGAGATTTCTTTGAAGAGAGAGACACACCAGAG GGCTTGCAGTGGGTACAGCTCTCAGCAGAGGAGATCCCATCCAGGATTCAGGCAATTACTGGGAAACGGGGCCGACCTCGAAACACTGAGAAGGCCAAGACCAAGGAAGTCCCCAAGGTGAAACGGGGCCGAGGTCGGCCACCCAAGGTCAAAATCACTGAGCTGTTGAATAAGACAGACAACCGCCTCCTAAAGAAATTGGAGGCCCAAG AAACGCTGAATGAGGAGGATAAAGCAAAGATGAGTAAAATCAAGAAGAAGGTGAAGCAGAAGGTACAGCGGGGAGAGTGTCAGACTGCTGGCCAAGGGCAG GCCAGAAACAAGCGGAAACAAGAGACCAAGAGCTTAAAGCAGAAGGAAGCTAAGAAGAAATCCAAG GCTGAGAAGGAGAAGGTaaagacaaagcaggaaaaactgaaagaaaaagtcaagagggagaagaaggagaaggtaaaaatgaaggaaaaggaggaggtgaCCAAAACCAAGGCAGCCTGTAAAGCAGATAAAACCCTGACCTCGCAGAGGCGCTTGGAGGAGCGGCAGAGACAGCAGATGATCTTGGAAGAGATGAAGAAGCCCACAGAGGATATGTGTCTGACTGACCACCAG CCCCTGCCCAACTTCTCACGCATCCCTGGTCTCATCCTGCCTAGTGGGGCCTTCTCAGACTGCTTGACCATTGTGGAGTTTCTGCACAGCTTTGGCAAGGTGCTGGGCTTTGACCCTGCCAAAGATGTACCTAGCCTGGGGGTCCTGCAGGAGGGACTTCTGTGTCAAGGCGACAGCTTGGGCGAGGTGCAAGATCTGCTTGTGCGGCTGCTGAAGGCTGCCCTCTACGACCCTGGCTTGCCCTCCTACTGTCAG TCCTTAAAGATCTTGGGGGAGAAGGTATCTGAGATCCCACTGACAAGAGACAACGTGTCTGAGATCCTGCGCTGCTTCCTCATGGCATATGGAGTGGAGCCAGCCCTCTGTGACAGCCTGCGCACCCAGCCTTTTCAGGCCCAGCCACCCCAACAGAAGGCTGCTGTCCTGGCCTTCCTGGTGCATGAGCTCAACGGCTCCACCCTCATCATCAa TGAGATTGACAAGACTCTGGAGAGTATGTCCAGCTACAGGAAAAACAAGTGGATTGTTGAAGGCCGGCTCCGGAG ACTGAAAACTGCTCTGGCCAAGCGAACTGGGCGGCCTGAGGTAGAGATGCAAGGGCCAGAGGAAGGCCTGGGGCGGAGGCGCAGTTCTCGGATCATGGAGGAGACCAGTGGcatggaagaggaggaagaggaggagattaCAGCAGTTGTCCATGGCCGTAGGGGTCGAAGAGATGGAGAG GTTGATGCCACAGCATCTAGCATCCCAGAGCTAGAGCGCCAGATAGAAAAACTCAGCAAG CGTCAGCTTTTCTTTCGCAAAAAGCTGCTTCACTCATCCCAGATGCTTCGGGCAGTCTCCTTGGGTCAGGACCGCTACAGACGCCGCTACTGGGTGTTGCCCTATTTGGCTGGTATCTTTGTGGAAGGAACAGAGGGGAGCTTAG TTCCTGAGGATGTGATAAAGCAGGAAGCTGACTCCTTGAAAGTAGCAGGCCATACAGCACCCAGCCCAGCTCCCTGCTCTCTGAAGAGGGAATTAGctggctccagcacctccaccagTTCTCCTGCCCGGGCCCGAGGCCGACCTCGAAAAACTAAGCCTGGGTCTATGCATCCTAGGCACCTTAAATCCCCTTTTAGGGGTCAGGAGTCAGAACAGCCCCAAGCCCAGCTTCAGCCTGAGACTCAGCCCCATCCTCAGCTTCAGGCTCAtgcccagcctcagccccagccccagccccagcttcaGTCCCATCCTCAGTCCCATAATGGGTTCCTGGAGCCAGAAGGCTCCCCTTTGTCTCTGGGTCAGAGCCAGCATGACCTCAGCCAGTCAGCCTTCCTGTCTTGGCTAAGCCAGACTCAGAGCCATGGCTCCCTGTTGAGCAGCTCAGTCCTCACTCCTGATAGCAGCCCTGGAAAACTGGACTCGACCCCATCACAGCCCCTAGAGGAGCCAGAGCCTGATGAGGCGGAATCCAGCCCTGATTCTCAAGCTCCCTGGTTTAACTTCTCAGCTCAGATACCCTGCAACGCTGCCCCTACGCCACCCCCTGCAGTTTCTGAGGACCAGCCTACTCCCTCCCTCCAGCTACCTGCCTCCTCCAAGCCA GCGAACAGACCCAGTGCTGCCAACCCCTGTTCTCCAGTGCAGCTCTTTTCCACCCCTTTGCCTGGGGTGGCCCCTAAGAGGCGAGCAGGAGACCCTGGAGAAACACCACAAAGTCCCGCAGGGCTGCGACAGCCAAAACGGAGAGGGAGACCCCCCAGTAAGTTCTTCAAACAGATGGAGCAGCGTTACCTAACCCAGCTGACAGCCCAGCCTGTCCCTGCTG AGATGTGCTCAGGCTGGTGGTGGATCCAAGATCCTGAGACATTGGATGCCACACTCAAGGCCCTGCACCCCCGAGGCATCCGGGAGAAGGCACTTCACAAACACCTAAACAAGCACAGGGACTTCTTACAGGAAGTCTGCCTTCGGCCCTCAACTG ACCCCATTTTTGAGCCCAGTCAGCTACCTCCCTTTCAAGAAGGGATTTTAAGCTGGTCTCCCAAAGAGAAGACATATGAGACAGACCTGGCTGTGCTTCAGTGGGTAGAGGAGCTGGAACAGCGGGTTATCCTGTCTGATCTGCAGATTCGG GGCTGGACATGTCCTAGCCCAGACTCTACTCGTGAAGACTTGGCCTACTGTGAGCATCTGCCCGACTCCCAGGAGGACATCACCTGGAGAGGTCGAGGCAGGGAAGGTCTGGCACCCGTGCGTAAAACTACCAACCCTCTGGACCTGGCTGTGATGCGACTGGCTGCCCTGGAGCAGAATGTGGAGCGACGGTATCTACGGGAGCCCCTCTGGCCAGCTCACGAGGTTGTGCTGGAGAAGGCCCTGCTCAGCTCCCCCAGTAGTGCCCCGCAGTGCGCCACTACAGAGAT ATCATATGAGATCACCCCTCGCATTCGGGCCTGGCGCCAGACACTCGAGCGGTGCCGCAGTGCAGCCCAGGTGTGTTTGTGCCTGGGCCAGCTGGAGAGGTCCATTGCCTGGGAGAAGTCCGTCAACAAAGTG ACCTGTCTAGTCTGCCGGAAGGGTGACAACGATGAGTTTCTTCTGCTTTGTGATGGATGTGACCGTGGCTGCCACATTTACTGCCATCGGCCCAAGATGGAGGCTGTCCCAGAAGGAGACTGGTTCTGTGCTGTCTGTTTGGCCCAG CAGGTAGAGGGAGAATTCACTCAGAAGCCTCGTTTCCCAAAACGAGGCCAGAAGCGGAAAAGTAGTTATGTGCTGAACTTCCCAGAGGGTGATGGCCGCCGACGCCGGGTACTGTCAAGGGGCCGAGAAAGCCCAGCAGTGCCTCGGTACTCCGAAGAAGGGCTGTCCCCCTCGAAGCGGCGGCGACTCTCCATGCGGAACCACCACAGTGATCTCACATTTTGCGA GATTATCTTGATGGAGATGGAGTCCCATGATGCAGCCTGGCCCTTCCTGGAGCCTGTGAACCCACGTTTGGTGAGTGGGTACCGGCGCATCATCAAAAACCCTATGGATTTTTCCACCATGCGGGAGCGGCTGCTCCGGGGAGG GTACACCAGCTCAGAGGAGTTTGCGGCTGACGCACTCCTGGTCTTTGACAACTGCCAGACCTTCAACGAGGATGACTCTGAAGTGGGCAAGGCTGGGCACATCATGCGCCGCTTCTTCGAGAGCCGCTGGGAGGAGTTTTATCAGGGAAAACAGGCCAATCTATGA